The Congregibacter litoralis KT71 genome contains a region encoding:
- the merP gene encoding mercury resistance system periplasmic binding protein MerP, whose product MKKSLIAAVLFTLFSLPALAAQQTVTLSVPGMTCSACPITVKAALKRVDGVSAVDVRYEERDATVTYDDEKTSVEALTQATTNAGYPSTLKQPQAKQE is encoded by the coding sequence ATGAAAAAGTCCCTGATTGCTGCCGTACTGTTTACGCTGTTCAGCCTGCCTGCCCTGGCTGCGCAACAAACGGTGACCTTATCCGTTCCAGGCATGACCTGTTCGGCCTGCCCGATTACGGTTAAAGCTGCCCTAAAGCGGGTCGACGGCGTGAGCGCTGTGGATGTCCGATATGAGGAACGTGATGCGACGGTTACCTACGACGATGAGAAAACCTCCGTTGAGGCGCTGACTCAAGCCACGACTAACGCGGGTTACCCGTCCACGTTGAAACAGCCCCAGGCGAAACAGGAGTAA
- a CDS encoding DNA-binding protein has product MARAGITYQDVANAAQRVRQRGDEPTVDRVRSELGTGSRSTLGPMLKRWKTGSEAAADLNGLPADLVAAVKALHERAQYAADERITQEREAHQTLEQQWRTELEEVRQRCESLEEQRCGLEKANEALRNESDAQAHALQQEQHRAASLTSKLEASQEKLSETTATVQEMKQENRDIRSHFEHYQQEIAEDRRHERDQFHRTQSGLEGQVDQLTQQLRSSEQDRDTLRQHRDQINQRYEASQDHAENLKEKLHASQAVITQWATRTETLEATVDRLQLERDSDAEHREKLGAALTDSEKHLAACQQRISDLRERVAAADDRNQFLNDQNRELLQEKAVLQGQLKQLQTSLAK; this is encoded by the coding sequence ATGGCCCGCGCCGGAATTACCTACCAGGATGTCGCCAACGCTGCGCAACGCGTCCGCCAACGCGGTGACGAGCCCACTGTCGACCGGGTGCGATCGGAGCTCGGTACCGGCAGTCGCAGCACTCTCGGGCCAATGCTGAAACGTTGGAAAACAGGCAGCGAAGCCGCAGCGGATCTGAACGGACTCCCGGCTGACTTGGTGGCCGCCGTGAAAGCCCTGCATGAGCGAGCTCAATACGCGGCCGATGAACGTATTACGCAGGAGCGCGAAGCGCACCAGACGCTGGAACAGCAATGGCGCACCGAGCTGGAAGAGGTGCGGCAGCGGTGCGAGTCACTGGAAGAGCAACGCTGCGGGCTGGAGAAGGCCAATGAAGCGCTTCGCAACGAAAGCGATGCCCAGGCCCACGCTCTGCAACAGGAACAGCACCGGGCGGCCTCACTCACGTCCAAACTGGAGGCAAGTCAGGAGAAACTCAGTGAGACCACTGCAACCGTCCAAGAGATGAAGCAGGAAAACCGCGATATCCGCAGCCATTTCGAGCACTACCAGCAGGAGATTGCCGAGGATCGCCGTCATGAACGGGACCAGTTCCACAGGACCCAGTCAGGGCTGGAGGGTCAGGTGGATCAGCTGACGCAGCAGCTCCGCTCCAGCGAACAGGACCGCGACACGCTGAGACAACATCGCGACCAAATAAACCAGCGCTATGAGGCCAGTCAGGATCACGCTGAAAACTTGAAAGAAAAGTTGCACGCGAGCCAGGCCGTCATAACACAATGGGCAACGCGAACAGAAACGCTGGAAGCGACAGTCGACCGCCTCCAGCTGGAGCGAGATAGCGACGCCGAACACCGGGAGAAGCTTGGTGCGGCCCTAACGGATTCTGAAAAACATCTCGCGGCCTGCCAGCAGCGGATCTCCGACCTCAGAGAGCGCGTGGCAGCGGCTGACGACCGAAACCAGTTCCTCAACGATCAGAATCGCGAATTACTGCAGGAAAAAGCTGTCCTCCAGGGTCAGTTGAAACAACTACAAACAAGCCTGGCTAAATAG
- the merF gene encoding mercury resistance system transport protein MerF gives MLVVLLGTLGLAALTGYLDYVLLPALVLFIGLTCYAVWRKKKHDACCDSPSTKE, from the coding sequence ATACTGGTGGTTTTGCTAGGAACGTTAGGCCTGGCTGCCCTGACCGGTTATCTCGACTACGTGCTGTTGCCCGCACTGGTCTTATTTATTGGCCTGACCTGTTATGCCGTCTGGCGCAAGAAGAAACACGACGCCTGCTGCGATAGTCCATCAACTAAGGAGTAA
- the moaC gene encoding cyclic pyranopterin monophosphate synthase MoaC, translating into MTTLTHLDDEGRARMVNVGEKPVTARRAVASGEVRMRPETLEKIRTNSLAKGDVLAVARVAGILAAKRCDELIPLCHSLPLDSVDIDFELDDALPGVRVSADAQVHSRTGVEMEALTAVSIAAMTIYDMCKAVDKGMVIEKVCLLRKEGGRSGVWERSAASESGPGEGEE; encoded by the coding sequence ATGACGACGCTCACGCATCTTGATGACGAGGGACGCGCCCGCATGGTTAATGTTGGCGAAAAGCCCGTGACGGCCAGGCGCGCCGTAGCCAGCGGTGAAGTCCGAATGCGCCCCGAGACCCTGGAAAAGATCCGCACAAACAGCCTGGCTAAAGGCGATGTGCTCGCCGTCGCGCGAGTGGCTGGCATTCTGGCCGCAAAACGCTGCGATGAGCTGATTCCCCTGTGCCATAGCCTGCCCCTGGATAGCGTGGATATCGACTTTGAGTTGGATGACGCGCTCCCCGGCGTCCGTGTTTCGGCGGACGCGCAGGTACACTCGCGAACCGGGGTGGAGATGGAAGCGCTTACCGCCGTCTCCATAGCGGCCATGACCATCTACGATATGTGCAAGGCCGTGGACAAGGGCATGGTGATCGAAAAGGTCTGTCTCCTGCGTAAGGAAGGCGGACGATCGGGTGTTTGGGAGCGCTCTGCGGCATCTGAGTCAGGCCCGGGCGAGGGTGAGGAGTAG
- a CDS encoding TIGR01244 family sulfur transferase, with the protein MDIKQLDERFSVTAQPGIDDIEQLANAGFRTIIASRARNETDDQPDTQTLKNKAESLGMTWYEIPVEPGKYAPEDIEAFASALQSSTDPVLGYCRTGKRAIHLWAYAKAAHYPIADLLSQASAAGYDLEPLRDDLEIYRNRMGQK; encoded by the coding sequence ATGGATATCAAACAACTTGATGAGCGCTTTAGTGTAACGGCGCAACCTGGTATTGACGATATTGAACAACTGGCAAACGCGGGTTTCCGCACGATTATTGCCAGCAGAGCTCGAAATGAAACGGACGACCAGCCTGATACCCAAACCCTGAAAAACAAGGCAGAGTCCCTGGGCATGACGTGGTACGAAATTCCAGTCGAACCGGGAAAGTACGCCCCTGAGGATATCGAGGCTTTTGCCAGCGCTTTGCAATCATCCACGGACCCGGTTCTCGGCTATTGTCGCACCGGGAAGCGCGCCATCCACTTGTGGGCCTATGCCAAGGCGGCTCACTATCCGATCGCGGACCTGCTCAGCCAAGCCAGCGCAGCCGGCTATGATCTGGAACCACTGCGGGACGATCTTGAGATATATCGGAATCGGATGGGTCAGAAGTGA
- a CDS encoding flavin monoamine oxidase family protein gives MKGPVISLFTRRKLLQFTAGVPLLAAASSQEAAAQGLGTDYDVIVLGAGVAGLAAAERLVSLDDEIKVLVLEARDRIGGRVHSVGSASSSRDADLGALSLKQSLGADWPVAERLGLHVDEFSDGSLGLYPGMSALVRALAESSTGRVQLDSAVREVFWREGLVGVNYMNRGLSSAVTARRLVISLPAGVLRSGALAISPALPVSKLEALNALNLEPALSFAFLFPPGSARLRDPSQPWLFEDATTRLRAFPGGAENDLLLEAQFRGARADALAGQPESLQLALALRAFEPAFEALPSLDAARWSGATNWLSEQFSRGAATQAATTLTHLELARSLGGTVFFAGEATADPADVGTVHGAYDSGERAAREVALSLNLELELADPNEPILELL, from the coding sequence TTGAAAGGTCCGGTTATCAGTTTGTTCACGCGACGAAAGCTACTCCAATTCACCGCCGGTGTGCCTTTGCTGGCCGCTGCGTCGTCGCAGGAGGCCGCAGCTCAGGGGCTGGGAACGGACTACGATGTCATCGTGCTCGGTGCCGGGGTTGCAGGTCTTGCTGCCGCTGAGCGTCTCGTGAGTCTGGATGACGAGATCAAGGTGCTCGTGCTTGAGGCTCGCGATCGCATCGGTGGTCGCGTTCATTCCGTAGGCAGCGCCAGTAGTTCTCGGGATGCGGATCTGGGTGCGCTGTCTCTCAAGCAATCTCTGGGTGCCGATTGGCCCGTAGCGGAACGTCTCGGCCTCCATGTCGATGAATTCTCCGATGGAAGCCTGGGTCTCTACCCGGGTATGTCTGCCCTGGTACGCGCCCTGGCAGAGAGCTCCACAGGGCGCGTACAGTTAGACAGCGCGGTGCGCGAGGTTTTCTGGCGGGAGGGGCTTGTGGGCGTGAACTATATGAATCGCGGTCTCAGTAGCGCTGTGACCGCTCGTCGCCTGGTGATTTCCCTGCCAGCAGGCGTACTGCGAAGTGGTGCCTTAGCCATCTCCCCCGCACTGCCTGTTTCCAAGCTTGAGGCCTTGAATGCCCTGAATTTGGAGCCCGCGCTGAGTTTTGCATTTTTGTTTCCGCCGGGGAGCGCCCGGCTAAGGGATCCTTCGCAGCCCTGGCTTTTTGAGGACGCCACGACGCGTCTCCGCGCATTTCCCGGCGGTGCTGAAAATGATCTGCTTCTGGAAGCGCAGTTTCGTGGCGCCCGAGCTGACGCATTGGCCGGTCAACCGGAATCCCTGCAACTGGCACTGGCGCTTCGTGCCTTTGAGCCGGCCTTTGAGGCATTGCCGTCCCTGGATGCTGCGAGGTGGAGTGGTGCCACAAACTGGCTATCGGAGCAATTCAGCCGCGGAGCGGCAACGCAGGCTGCAACGACCCTAACCCATCTGGAGCTTGCCCGAAGCCTGGGAGGCACCGTGTTCTTTGCCGGAGAAGCCACCGCCGATCCCGCCGACGTGGGAACAGTCCACGGGGCTTACGATAGCGGTGAGCGGGCAGCGAGGGAGGTGGCCCTGTCCCTGAATCTTGAGTTGGAGCTCGCTGACCCCAACGAGCCGATACTGGAGCTGCTTTAA
- a CDS encoding MBL fold metallo-hydrolase, with protein MLFRQFFDKTSSTYTYLIASGRGREALIIDPVKESTEAYLGLINQLDLKLVRAIDTHTHADHVTALGDLRDATQCVTIMGEFTNAECVSEHVSEGDRIDIDGIRLEAIYTPGHTDESFSFYWNQGDQKAVFTGDVLLIRGSGRTDFQGGDPRKSYDSIVNKLFRLPDDTLVYPAHDYKGMLSSSIYEEKHYNPRLAGKSEAEYARIMNNLNLPDPKLMDVAVPANLACGKQP; from the coding sequence ATGCTGTTCCGTCAGTTCTTCGACAAAACATCCAGCACCTACACCTATCTCATTGCGTCCGGCCGGGGTCGAGAAGCGCTCATCATCGACCCCGTAAAAGAGTCGACGGAGGCCTATCTTGGGTTAATTAATCAACTTGATCTTAAGCTTGTCCGGGCGATTGATACCCACACTCATGCTGACCACGTCACTGCCCTTGGTGATCTGCGTGACGCCACCCAATGCGTCACCATCATGGGTGAATTTACTAACGCGGAATGCGTATCAGAACATGTATCGGAAGGTGATCGAATTGATATCGACGGCATTCGGTTGGAAGCCATTTACACTCCGGGTCACACTGATGAATCCTTCAGTTTTTACTGGAATCAGGGCGACCAGAAGGCGGTATTCACTGGCGATGTGTTATTGATTCGCGGTAGTGGCCGGACTGATTTTCAGGGCGGCGACCCACGCAAGAGCTACGATTCTATCGTTAACAAACTGTTCCGCTTACCTGACGATACGTTGGTATATCCAGCGCATGACTACAAAGGAATGCTGAGCTCCTCCATCTACGAGGAGAAGCATTACAACCCACGTCTGGCGGGCAAATCGGAAGCCGAGTACGCCCGGATCATGAATAATCTTAACTTGCCCGACCCCAAACTGATGGATGTTGCCGTGCCTGCAAATCTGGCATGCGGAAAGCAACCGTGA
- the merR gene encoding Hg(II)-responsive transcriptional regulator encodes MSKKQHSMTIGALAKAAGMGVETIRYYQRRGLVAEPEKPYGSIRHYDDQALARLHFIRTAQWLGFSLDEIGGLLTLQDGTHCDEARVLGEQKLASVRAKISSLRRIERALDGLVQECCAQRGNVECPLITSLQDGLENSAFT; translated from the coding sequence ATGTCCAAAAAACAACACTCAATGACCATTGGAGCCCTGGCCAAAGCCGCCGGTATGGGAGTGGAAACCATCCGCTATTACCAGCGCCGGGGGTTAGTGGCAGAGCCTGAAAAGCCCTATGGAAGCATCCGCCATTACGACGATCAGGCGTTGGCCCGCCTGCACTTTATTCGAACGGCCCAGTGGCTGGGGTTCAGTCTGGATGAAATCGGAGGGCTGCTGACACTGCAGGACGGTACCCATTGCGATGAAGCACGGGTATTGGGCGAGCAAAAACTAGCCAGTGTGCGGGCGAAAATTTCAAGCCTGCGACGCATCGAGCGTGCGCTGGACGGGTTAGTGCAGGAATGCTGCGCTCAGCGTGGGAATGTTGAATGCCCATTAATCACATCGCTCCAGGATGGGCTTGAAAACTCGGCTTTTACCTGA
- a CDS encoding site-specific integrase: MDPKPTTRSTLRNTEKTLLADSANRYIHMATTDNTRRTYRAAIRSFERWGGRLPTQPATLAAYLSDQAVALNPRTLDVYLTALGRWHQTQGLRDPARDPGVRKTLEGIRRVHGRPKRQARALRLEHIAVFLQTLQQQPDSLKKHRDWALLQVGFFGAFRRSELVTIEVEDLSWEPEGLVVTLPRSKTDPHGEGLKRALPRGNGPVCPVSALENWLKRAGIHEGPVFRAVNRWDRLQPQALSGGSVNRILKALGETCDLDFVPTLSSHSFRRGLSTAAAREKVDFAQIKRQGGWKHDGTVRGYIEEGQQFTDNAASTLLAKVASLIEGSD, translated from the coding sequence ATGGATCCAAAACCCACCACCAGGTCCACATTACGTAATACGGAAAAGACCCTGTTAGCCGATTCGGCTAATCGGTACATCCACATGGCCACCACGGACAACACGCGCCGAACCTACCGTGCGGCCATTCGAAGCTTTGAGCGCTGGGGCGGACGTCTACCGACACAGCCGGCGACCTTGGCGGCCTACCTGTCCGACCAGGCAGTCGCGCTTAATCCTCGCACGCTGGATGTCTACCTGACGGCCCTGGGGCGCTGGCACCAGACTCAGGGATTGCGTGATCCCGCTCGGGACCCTGGCGTGCGCAAAACGTTGGAAGGGATTCGTCGCGTCCATGGTCGGCCGAAACGGCAAGCCCGGGCGCTGCGCCTCGAACACATTGCCGTCTTTCTGCAAACACTCCAGCAGCAGCCTGACTCGCTCAAGAAGCATCGCGACTGGGCCCTGCTGCAGGTCGGTTTTTTTGGGGCGTTTCGCCGCAGTGAGTTGGTGACTATTGAAGTGGAGGATTTGTCGTGGGAGCCGGAAGGGCTTGTGGTGACTCTGCCGCGCTCGAAAACGGATCCTCACGGTGAGGGGCTAAAGCGGGCCCTGCCTCGGGGCAACGGGCCGGTCTGCCCGGTCAGTGCCCTCGAAAACTGGCTAAAGCGCGCGGGCATTCACGAAGGACCCGTCTTTCGAGCCGTCAATCGCTGGGATCGGTTGCAACCCCAAGCCCTCTCAGGCGGGTCAGTGAACCGTATCCTGAAGGCGCTCGGGGAAACCTGCGACCTGGACTTCGTGCCGACCCTGAGCAGTCACAGCTTCCGGCGCGGTTTATCCACCGCCGCCGCGCGGGAGAAGGTCGACTTTGCGCAGATCAAGCGTCAGGGCGGCTGGAAGCATGACGGGACGGTGCGGGGCTACATCGAGGAAGGGCAGCAGTTTACGGACAACGCCGCAAGCACCCTGCTGGCCAAAGTTGCTAGCCTGATCGAGGGCTCCGATTAA
- a CDS encoding MoaD/ThiS family protein → MKILFFARLKEQLGKEWVEIPDEDCPADVGALRQKLQLVVNAELAESLEDPNVFCAVNQKVVGEKHRLASSDEVAFFPPMTGG, encoded by the coding sequence ATGAAGATATTGTTTTTTGCCCGGCTCAAGGAACAACTCGGCAAAGAGTGGGTGGAGATCCCCGATGAGGATTGCCCCGCGGATGTGGGCGCTCTGCGTCAGAAGCTCCAGCTGGTCGTCAACGCCGAATTAGCCGAGTCCCTCGAGGATCCGAATGTTTTCTGCGCCGTTAATCAGAAGGTGGTGGGTGAAAAGCACCGCCTGGCGAGTTCTGATGAGGTGGCTTTTTTCCCACCGATGACCGGAGGGTGA
- a CDS encoding spinster family MFS transporter, whose amino-acid sequence MPEHPAPPTPPETAQSPTPPGSDYSPAYKNFVLLMLTLVYAFNFIDRQILVILQEPIKIDMGLSDAQLGLLSGFTFAVIYVTAGIPIAYWADRSNRRNIVAISLTVWSGMTAVSGLVQNYGQLLLARIGVGLGEAGGSPPAHSMISDYFPPQKRATALSVYTSGIYVGILLGFAFGGILAEAFGWRKAFMIVGIPGVVLAALLVLTVREPLRGRWDSATANADRPSFKQTMAVLRQRRSFWYFAMGCALTSFIAYGNGNFLPSFLYRNHGMSIGDIGLVLSLVSGVSGAIGTIAGGVLADRLTLRDRRWYAWVPLIGGALAFFPYFYVLTSGNTTAILVVLFLLSIANSLYLGSSIAVSHAMVPPRMRALTSAVLFFILNMIGLGLGPFLTGLNSDLLASVSGEDNLRHAMLITNCVGILAMLMFFKASQHVIDDLHANNGTRQNL is encoded by the coding sequence TTGCCTGAGCACCCTGCCCCCCCGACGCCTCCGGAAACCGCACAGTCCCCGACACCCCCGGGAAGCGACTATTCCCCCGCTTACAAAAACTTCGTGCTTCTAATGCTGACCCTGGTCTACGCGTTCAATTTTATTGACCGGCAGATACTGGTGATTCTCCAGGAGCCAATCAAAATCGATATGGGCCTCTCGGACGCCCAGCTCGGCCTCCTCAGCGGCTTCACCTTTGCCGTTATCTACGTCACGGCCGGGATACCCATCGCCTATTGGGCTGATCGCAGCAACCGTCGGAACATCGTCGCCATCTCCCTAACGGTATGGAGCGGTATGACCGCTGTCTCAGGGCTGGTGCAAAATTACGGTCAGCTTCTCCTTGCGCGCATCGGCGTGGGTCTTGGCGAAGCCGGCGGCAGTCCGCCGGCACACTCCATGATCAGCGACTATTTTCCGCCGCAAAAACGGGCCACAGCCCTCTCTGTGTACACCTCGGGCATCTACGTCGGTATTTTGCTGGGTTTTGCCTTTGGGGGCATTCTGGCGGAGGCCTTTGGCTGGCGTAAGGCGTTCATGATCGTGGGCATACCCGGCGTGGTGCTCGCCGCACTCCTGGTGCTCACGGTACGGGAACCCCTCCGGGGTCGATGGGACAGCGCCACTGCAAACGCGGATCGGCCCAGCTTCAAGCAGACCATGGCGGTCCTTCGTCAGCGACGCTCATTCTGGTACTTCGCCATGGGCTGCGCCCTGACTTCGTTTATTGCTTACGGTAACGGCAACTTCCTGCCGTCGTTTTTATACCGCAATCACGGCATGAGCATCGGCGATATCGGGCTGGTCTTGTCTCTTGTGTCCGGGGTGTCCGGCGCCATTGGGACAATTGCGGGAGGGGTACTGGCGGACAGGCTCACCCTGCGAGACCGACGGTGGTACGCCTGGGTCCCACTGATCGGCGGCGCTCTGGCCTTCTTTCCCTATTTTTATGTGCTCACCAGCGGCAACACCACGGCAATTCTGGTGGTGCTGTTTTTGCTGAGCATCGCCAATTCCCTGTATCTCGGGTCGAGCATCGCCGTGTCCCACGCCATGGTCCCGCCGCGGATGCGCGCACTTACCTCCGCGGTACTTTTTTTCATACTCAATATGATTGGTCTCGGGCTTGGCCCCTTCCTCACCGGGCTCAACAGCGATCTGCTGGCGTCTGTCTCGGGAGAGGACAACCTCCGTCACGCCATGCTGATCACGAACTGCGTGGGCATTCTTGCGATGCTTATGTTTTTCAAGGCATCACAGCATGTGATTGACGACTTGCATGCCAACAACGGCACGCGGCAAAACCTATAG
- a CDS encoding serine hydrolase domain-containing protein, translated as MRTSLPLRGSRAWVVALCLLFTHAAIADSHPEAMAIPSVSPAREGFSGERLQRINDRMEEAVADGIMVGGQGAIARNGVVIFNETWGMADREAGRPMTDDALYRIYSMSKPITAVAVMMLYEQGHFLLEDPVSLYLPSLAGLTVAQENDDGELVSKAPYRQPTIRDLLRHTAGMSYGIFGNTAVDKLYRESNLLRAPTLTEFIDRLGNLPLLFQPGSRWHYSVAVDVQGALVEAVSGQPFGDFLREHLFTPLGMYDTFFVIPEEKRSRLAQLYTPKGTVMDWNSPWQFSAETELVPADPELTQGYLDGSLFESGGGGLISSTDDYLRFALMLANGGSLNGVQILSPKTIEHMRKNHLGTADSSGLWGMDGFGLGVGVIESTAGKSGELGADSAYGWGGAAGTNFWVDPVDNVVGVFMVQSVPHQTPLAKRFRVLTYQALVE; from the coding sequence ATGCGAACGTCACTCCCCCTCAGAGGATCCCGCGCCTGGGTTGTCGCCCTTTGCCTGCTGTTCACCCACGCAGCTATCGCAGACAGCCACCCCGAGGCCATGGCCATTCCCAGTGTGTCGCCCGCCCGGGAGGGGTTTTCCGGCGAGCGCCTCCAGCGTATTAACGACCGCATGGAGGAAGCTGTTGCTGACGGCATTATGGTCGGCGGTCAGGGCGCCATAGCCCGCAATGGCGTCGTCATTTTTAATGAGACCTGGGGCATGGCGGATCGTGAGGCCGGCAGACCCATGACGGATGACGCCCTGTACCGGATTTACTCCATGAGCAAACCCATCACCGCGGTTGCGGTGATGATGCTGTACGAGCAGGGGCACTTTCTCCTCGAAGATCCCGTAAGCCTGTATCTGCCGAGTTTGGCGGGGCTCACGGTGGCGCAGGAAAACGATGATGGCGAACTGGTGAGCAAGGCGCCTTACCGCCAACCGACAATCCGCGATCTTCTCCGTCATACCGCGGGAATGAGCTACGGCATTTTCGGCAACACAGCGGTGGACAAGCTCTACCGCGAAAGCAATTTACTGCGCGCCCCTACGCTCACGGAATTCATCGATCGTCTGGGCAATCTTCCCCTGCTCTTCCAGCCGGGCTCACGCTGGCATTACAGTGTTGCGGTGGATGTCCAGGGAGCGCTGGTTGAGGCTGTCAGCGGCCAGCCCTTCGGTGACTTTCTCAGGGAGCATCTTTTTACACCTCTGGGCATGTACGACACTTTTTTTGTCATACCTGAGGAAAAGCGGTCCCGACTGGCTCAGCTCTACACCCCCAAAGGCACGGTCATGGACTGGAACAGCCCCTGGCAGTTCAGCGCTGAGACCGAACTCGTACCCGCAGACCCGGAACTCACCCAGGGCTATCTTGACGGCAGTCTCTTTGAGAGTGGCGGCGGTGGCTTGATCTCCAGTACCGATGACTACCTGCGCTTTGCCCTGATGCTTGCCAATGGCGGGAGCCTGAACGGCGTGCAAATTCTGTCGCCAAAAACAATTGAGCACATGCGCAAGAACCACCTCGGCACCGCGGACTCCAGCGGCCTTTGGGGCATGGATGGTTTTGGCCTGGGCGTGGGAGTCATCGAAAGCACCGCTGGCAAAAGCGGCGAGCTGGGCGCGGACAGTGCCTACGGCTGGGGCGGCGCTGCCGGCACCAATTTCTGGGTAGACCCCGTGGACAATGTCGTTGGCGTTTTTATGGTGCAGAGCGTTCCCCACCAGACGCCCCTGGCGAAAAGGTTCCGGGTCCTGACCTACCAGGCCCTCGTGGAGTGA
- the merT gene encoding mercuric ion transporter MerT, translating into MSESKKSGRGSLIAGGIAAALASACCLGPLVLITLGISGAWVGSLAALEPYRPWFIGAALVAMVFAWRRIYRPVGACQPGDVCAVPQVRTAYKVVFWIVALLILTALAFPFVLPLFY; encoded by the coding sequence ATGTCAGAGTCCAAAAAATCCGGTCGCGGTTCGCTGATCGCAGGAGGGATTGCCGCTGCTCTGGCGTCTGCCTGTTGTCTTGGCCCCCTGGTCTTGATCACGTTGGGCATTTCCGGTGCCTGGGTCGGCAGCCTGGCCGCCCTGGAACCCTATCGGCCCTGGTTCATCGGTGCGGCACTGGTGGCGATGGTCTTTGCCTGGCGCCGGATATATCGACCTGTCGGGGCCTGCCAGCCGGGCGATGTTTGCGCGGTACCGCAAGTGCGCACGGCCTACAAGGTCGTTTTCTGGATCGTCGCGCTGCTCATTCTGACTGCGTTGGCTTTCCCCTTCGTCTTACCGCTGTTTTACTGA
- a CDS encoding molybdenum cofactor biosynthesis protein MoaE → MFSVDITASPIDVTGLTRDFPRSPNGTGAVASFTGFVRGEGITALALEHYPGMTERSIMETIESAARRWPVQAVQVVHRVGELKPGEPIVWLAVGSGHRAAAFSACEFVMDYLKVSAPLWKRERDTKGSWHWVKAKSADDDRAKRWSRGATA, encoded by the coding sequence ATGTTCTCCGTCGATATTACGGCGTCGCCCATCGACGTGACCGGGCTGACGCGCGACTTTCCGCGAAGCCCGAACGGCACGGGCGCCGTTGCAAGCTTCACGGGTTTTGTTCGCGGTGAGGGTATTACTGCCCTGGCACTGGAACATTATCCGGGCATGACCGAGCGCAGCATTATGGAGACTATCGAAAGTGCTGCGCGACGCTGGCCCGTGCAGGCGGTGCAGGTCGTGCACCGCGTCGGCGAGCTGAAGCCGGGGGAGCCCATCGTGTGGCTTGCCGTGGGCTCCGGGCACCGCGCCGCCGCCTTCAGCGCCTGTGAGTTCGTGATGGATTATTTAAAGGTGTCGGCACCACTGTGGAAGCGTGAGCGCGATACGAAGGGTAGCTGGCATTGGGTGAAAGCAAAGAGCGCAGATGATGATCGCGCAAAACGTTGGAGTAGGGGCGCCACTGCATGA
- a CDS encoding YkvA family protein, with amino-acid sequence MSTVTFGRLRAAAKRIQHDALTVYFVARDSNTPIVVRLLALAIAAYAMSPIDLIPDFIPILGYLDDIILVPLGIVLVIKLTPSNVIEASRSKAAKVATKPISHVAAAVVIGTWLLCAAAFGYWVWEYGR; translated from the coding sequence ATGTCTACCGTGACCTTTGGCAGGCTGCGAGCTGCGGCAAAACGCATTCAGCATGATGCGCTGACGGTTTATTTTGTGGCGCGAGACTCGAATACCCCCATAGTCGTTCGGCTGCTTGCGCTCGCAATCGCAGCGTACGCCATGAGTCCAATTGATCTCATTCCGGACTTCATACCGATCCTGGGCTATCTTGACGACATTATCTTGGTCCCGCTGGGCATCGTCCTTGTCATCAAGCTGACGCCATCGAATGTGATAGAAGCGAGTCGCTCGAAAGCAGCTAAAGTGGCAACCAAGCCGATCAGCCACGTTGCGGCCGCAGTCGTTATTGGCACATGGCTTTTATGTGCCGCGGCTTTTGGCTACTGGGTGTGGGAATACGGCAGGTAA